The DNA segment TTACTGGCCTGCCCTGCTATAATCGCCAGTAGTCTGGTGAACATGAAATGCAAGTTAAAGCGGGGGTTGAATACCAAACTAAAACAATTACGTTTGCTTTAAACACACCAAACAATGTTTAAAAGGTATTCGACAGACAGTAAATGTCATATCTGTTAGTCACCCAGTGATATTTCAGGGATCCAGAGCAGATCGTCCTTTCAATATTACCGTCTTTTTTAATCCAGGTGTACAATGTATAATAATCCTGAGGGGCCAGGCTGTAGGAAGATGGAGTTAAGGATCCTCCGAACCCAGAGGAAGAGGAAGCTGGGTGTACAAAGCAAAACCTCAAAGAAGGAGCTTTTGGGAATGAGGGGAGGAGAACCAAGAGGCAAAAGATGCCATAGTATTGTATTCCAACTTGTAGCACCAATACAGTTTATTATTAAACACACTGTTCCAACTTTTTCCAAAGACTCCATTGTATGTGGAAGACCCTCATTAAGCTGGTGTTATGTAGGTGGTGTAGATATTACAAAACAGGCTGTTAAGGATTTAAACTTTATAATTTCAACAAGGCATCCACAATTCTGTCAGAATTTGAAGCATTTGAGTCAAAAGTGAATCATTTAGCACTGAATACTAGACAGTCAGATCAGAATTAAGCTAATTCGCAGCATCGAGAAAAGCACAGGCGTCCTTACCTTATCGAAGGCCCACGTGTGGATATTAGTCCACTGGTTGAGCTGCTGTGGGGCCCACAGAAACACTGCTGTTTCACAGGCGCAGGCAATACATAACATTCTGGCCTCTTTCACTACCCAGAATACTGTGCACAAGTCAGTAAGGCAGGAAGTGGACGGATTCTACAAATGCAAGCGATAAAACCATTTAGTCTTCTTAAATATTAATACATTGATGAGCCATTGCTATTAcagagcaacataagaacataagaaataggagcaggagttggccatttggcgcctcgagcctgctccgccattcaataagatcatggctgatctgatcctagtctcaactccacttccctgcccgctccccataacccctgactcaCCTATAGttcaaaatctgtctaactccaccttaaatatattcaatgacccagtctccacagctctctggggcagagaattccatagattcacaaccctgagaagcaattcctcctcatctcagttttaattgggcgaccccttattctgaaactatgccccctagttctagattcccccacgaggggaaacatcctctctgtatctaccttgtcgaaccccttcagaatcttgtatgttttcaataagatcacctctcattcttctaaactccaatgagtataggcccaacctgctcaatctttcttcataagtcaaccccattcaGTTCAGGCATCAaccgtgtgaaccttctctgaactgcctgcagttGTGAGCAAGTCTGCCTCACAACAATGATGCTCTATAGGACCGATTTTCTCATTGGGGAGCCTCTGCCACAAGCCGTGCAGATTGTGAAATCACAAGGCTCCACGCTGGCAGCGTACATTCAAAACCGTCCCCGATACCTACAGCGGAATCTTGACTAGAACACGTAGACATTTTCCCCTTTGTGGGAGCAAATGTTCACAATTCCTATTTCAAAGAAAACAATTGTTCCTCCTACTCTTGTGATGGCGGATTTCCTGGGATTTGGGGCAACCATACCCAGTTCCCAGCTTCATTCCCAGGGGCAAAGTGcagagctggtcattattctgaaccactgacccagtttTTAAAATCAGTTTTTATAACGTTGGTATCTCAGTCCCTTTGCAGAGGAAACGTTACCTTTTTAATTCTGACACTGCTCAGTATTTACTAACCTGTATCTTGGAGGTTAGCTGCAATGTCTGCTCGAACTGGCTGGTAGGAAGATCAGGAGTCAAGGCATCATCCTTCTTCTGTAAAAAATATCCCTACACAAAGTTAGTTAaaagactttgaaatcaaaaacgtAATGGACAACCTCTGTACAATTGATGGATTCTAGTCATGTGTACAAAGTCAGTGCTCTCCCCCATCTGTTTCAAAATGGACCAAAAGTAAAAACTGGCAAGTTGGTAGATAAGCACACACAGTTAATGATGTCTCCAGCTAATGCATTCAGGGTATCACTGAAAACAGGGAAGGGAGGCAAGAGAAAAGCTAGCAGAGATGGCGGATTTAACACATActgtattactgatataataactgCACTTCTGTTTAGGAGCGTTATCAGAGAAGTCCAAAAAGAACTGTCCTCTTTTCAATTCTGCACTCCTCAGTCACACACTTTTCACCAGAGGGGAGGCAAGTTACAGCAGGCTGGCTCAGCAGAGTAGGCCGCCACATAACCTATTCCCCTGTGCGAGAGCCTTTGACCTCTGCTTTACACCTCTTCCTCATCGGCGCACTCAAGATCAGGACTCGGTGGGCATTACCCTGCACCCTAACACTGTGACAACGAACCTCATCACCACAGTAACCAGCATGTGCCATGGAAAATCTTACCTCTTCAATTACATCCTCTTCAGAAAATCCCACAGCACGCTCTTCATTTAGCACCTCTGGCTGACTGAACGTAGTCTCACAATTGCCGTGGAAGTGCTGCGCAGGTCTCTCCTCCTTCTTATCGAGATGTTCCCTCGCAGACGAAACACACAGAGTGCCTTCTCTTATTGCTGGACTGGACAGATTTAAATCAGGCGGCACCACTCCTTCAGCAGGTGTCTGTAACCGTTGCCCACACTTCCCATCGATATTCCGAACATCTTTACACACAGGTGACAATGCGGCAGTTGGTGATGAATTCTGGTTTCCACGAGTGCTTTGGGAAAGTCCTGGAGAACCGGATGCAGGCGTGAAGCCAAGTGAAGGGAGCGCAGGGCTACCTGCGCCTCGGTCCTGCTGGTGGATGCTCCCTGCCTGCACAGTACAGGAAGGTGTTGACAGCAGAAAGCTGGAAGATAGTTTATGGCCAGATGTAGTTTTTGGCATTTCCTGACCGCAAGGGCAAAGGACATCATCTGCCGCTGGCTCTTCTGGGGCCCTGCTCAATTCCTCGCAGTCGGAACTTTCTGGGGGAAGAACGGGTGCATTTTAGGTCCATTACAAGGTTCAGGCTTTCACTGTTATTGAGCCTCAAAATGACTGACTAGTGTGCAATTTTGTTTATTATTCATTCACAGGGTTTGGACATTGCTGGCAAAAGGCTGTTTCCAGGACTTCAACctccaggccaacatttattgcccatccctaatattcTAGGTACCACTAAAAACATAATGCTAATAATCCACTACTGAGCTTAACCCTCCAATTttggccttttgcgcatccctgattttaatcgctccaccattggtggccgtgccttcagctgcctaggcctgaagctctggaactccctccttaaacctctccacctcgctctcctcctttaagttgctccttaaaacctacctcatctgccgTAATACTACGTGCAGCATGTGTGTGCAAATGATACTTTTGCTTGCTACCCGCCTCTCATTTGAAACAgaaccccccccgcccctcctctttcTTTCTCAGATGTTGATCAACCTGCTGTCATACATTTTAAAATTGCTTTATTACAAAATCAAAGCTGCGTATCATTCAGTAAAATCCCAGACACAggcgaaggccattcagccccttgagctattcaattagatcacagctgatctgtactgtaactccaccttcccaccttggtgccatatccctgaatacccttgcctaacaaaaatctattaagccAAGTTTTGAAAagttcaattgaccctcagcctcaacagctttttttgggATGGTGTGGCGGGGcaggggacagggagggaggggggtgagagagttccagattcccactatcctttgtgtgaagaagtgtttcctgacatcacacctgaatggtctggctctaatttgaaggttatgccCCATTGTTCTGGTTCCTCCCACCAGTGGAGATAGTTTTtcgctatctaccctatcaactcctttaatcttcTCCAGCACTTCGAttatatcaccccttaatcttctatatttgaAGGAACAAAAGCCTAGTCGATAACAACCTGTCTTCATAACCCTTTTAGTTCTGATATCATGCTGGGGAATCAGCGCTGCAGCACCTCCAACGACAATATATCCTTCCGATGGTGTGGTGCCCACAACTGAAGGCAGTTACCAGATGGGGTCGAATCAGACTAAATGTTAACTTCAAATTTACTCTCTCTCAAGTACTGGAGACTGTTTCAGTCCAACTTTAAGGAGTCTTGCGTTGTCTGCCAATATCAGAGGTGCGACCCAAGTTACCGAGAGCTGCAGACTCACCTGCACACACAGCACAGAACGTCCTAACCACTATTACAGGCCGTAGATGCATACAGTTTGTATTTAATGTGCACAAACGGTTGTACTGCGTGGGTAGTTTATACATATCTGGCCCGGTTAAACTTTCCCAACAGCATGACGATAAACCTGTACTATGTGTGCCCTACCTCTGTCTAAGTAAATTAGTTTAAGGACATCTTACTCGGCACTCCGAGACAAAGCTAAATATTGGGCTTGTAAATAACCAATGTATTTTGATTAGAACATTAAGATCTCTTCCTTTAGGAATGACTGAGCCATCTTACTTTGTGGGTGGGGCTCCTCAAGGTTTTCTGTAGCTTGTTTGATGTCCTGTGAATGTGGATTTTCACAGTGCCCTGTATTCCAATTGTCAGTCTCCACCCGAGTTTCCACAGTGCAGTCAGCCACATCGTGCTGGGACGGAAGGAGTGATTTCCTCAATGCCTCGGCTCTTAGCTTCTCTTTAAGTAGACCGTATTCCTCGTCAGGGAGGTCAAAATCGCAGACCTCCAAGCTGTAAAACAGCCTTTTGACAACAGGCTTCTTAACAGGGAGCAATGGTTCTGAGCACGTTAGTGCCCCGTCTTCAAGTCCCGCAGTGAACTTCCGGGAGCCAGCACGTGTTCTACGATAGCCGTTACCTATTGGGAATACACAAATCCCATTACAGCAGCAACCCcaaaattgacgggcaggaaaagaccagctggtccatcatgcCTGCCCCACAGCTGTATCACAGTTTATCCATAATGTACCTTTCACAGGCGCAGGAGAAATTAGGCAATCATTAAATGGGCAAAGTAAATATACAGCTTAGAGGTAAGCACTACATCCCAAGTTTATATTTAATGAcacttacatcatcatcataggcagtccctcgtatcgaggataacttgcttccacgctaaaaagggacgagttcacaggtgcttcaatgaaggacctaatatccagatcccgaactacatgttgaagggtggaagatgcctgtgtgtggatttttttaacgtgtggtgaccgttgcacaccagccaccacacgggttcgacagagctaggtcttggtccactggcaaggattaaccaagactaactggagatcagctctgctgcatggacctagtgcgcacacatatcgcagtgtgggctggcccgtgctgcctctgggccctcggctcttctgacaCTTACAGGGGTGCTCATGGAACACATGCCCATTCATGGTGCACAGTGAATGAGGGAGTCAGGATCCATTTACAATAGACTTGCTCCAGAGCAACGGGATCAATGCTTATGCCGAGATGAATTACACAACAGTGGATGTCTCCAGTCTCTAATCACTTAGAtttccctcccaatctctgtaaaaaCCAGAAACAAACTTTTCTCTTCGTTATTGCGTTGGTTCGTTAAAGAAGggcatttctgatttttattttaaaaactgtCTTATTGCTTATTTATTGAAggtaaaaccacaaaaaaaaaaatcaacctttaCTTAAGGGGCAAGTACTTGGGGAAGTAATTAAATGACAATAATGCACGGGTTTAACTCCTCAAATGACACCATGAAGCTGCTCAATTGTAGATCATTGCATTCTTTCTGATCTTACTCCCCAGccccgtacattacaacagtgacttagcTTCAAAAATTACTTCCATTGGCCGTGAagggctttggggcatcctgaggttatgaaaggcgcagtcaaaatgcaagttttttttctttccttATCCTAAATAAAAACAAATGTGCTTTACCCACCCGTAACAGTTATGTTAGCACTCAGAATTAATCAATCATGAGTCATGATCCAGTCAAATCTATTAAAATCCAACAATACTCAGTGCTCACCTTTCGAGAGCCTCACCCTCCTCCTGGGCTGAGAGACCTGCGACCGAGTGTCCTCTCTGTCTGAGTCAATCCACAATGGAAACAGCGGACTTGTACCACTCTTCCTCAATGAGATGTCTAGAAAGGGATCTTGCTGAGTCTCTGGGACCATTTCCTGGCCGTCAGCATCACCGTTTAAGCCCAAGTGATGCTCCGGCACACTCGATACAGACTCCCGTTGTGCTGATGACAGATCATTCGTGTCCTCTTTGAAAGGCCTTACTAACACATCATTGGTCTGGCTTTTGTTAGAGTTCTGTAGTGGTTCCACAATGTGTTTAAGTTTATTCTGAGATGGGTTGGAACGCTTGATATTAAAGTTGGTAATGCTTGAAAATTCATGAGCATTCGAGTTATTTACATTATTTCCACACAATTCATTAGTGTTGGGCATTGGCTGACAAATGTTACTCTCATTCTCCTCGCCCGCTTTCTCACTCCGAACATTGGAAGTGTCAGCAGGTTGAACATCATCAGGAATTCTGTGGCCGTTCAAAGTCCTCTCTGCAAGCTCTTGATCTTTAAACACCTCAGCGTCAGTGAGCTGGGATTTTATCGATCCTCTGCCTCTTTTTCTACCGTTCCCTCGGTTTGATTTAATACTCTGAGAATCAACAGCAACATTCCTGGGGTCCTGTGAATCGCGCTGTGAGGAGGCTGCGACATCATCCTCCTGACTGTTAAACAGCAGTAACGTGTTGCTGACCTCGGCCTCAGCCTTGGGGGAGCCGGTTACAGGACTGCTTTGGCTAGATGTGGACTTCCTTGACTTTCCCCTGCCGCCATTTCTGgactttcccaattggctgtaaatcactgcgTCCAGATCCACCTGTCGTTGGCAGCTGGTCATGCGGCGCGTTGTCCGCACGTAGTACTCAACAGGGAAGATAAGTCCCTCAACAAGGGTACAAGAGTTCAGCGGGTTATCTTCTGAAACTTCGCGTGCAGCAGTACCCGTCTGTGGCTGACCTGGTTCCAACGCTGCCGCCTCACTTCTAAGGCTGCTCTCGGTGTGTTCCTCGGAGCAGTTTGGCTTTGCTTGCTGCGGCCAGGTACCTTCGGTCAGCACCTCTGGGTCCCTTGAAATGAAAGCTTCATTTTCGCACACAGACACTGCTGAAGACTTGTCCCCGGGACTGCAGCATGCAGCGTCATTCACAGCTCTGCCCACGGGCGCTGTCACACAATCACCTTCCACTGCCTCTGCGCCACTCTTTAATAACGCAAAGCCTTCTTCATCTCGAGTTAAACCATCGGACGCTTTGTGCCATAAATTCCTCTTTACATCTTGACCGAGTGACTCAGAGACGTTGCTGTCCCTGCTAAAGACGGAAGATGCTGCATTCTCTTCATTAACTGCTGCATCCAGTTCTCCTATTTCTCGAGCGCAGGGCTCTCCATCACCAGCCAGAGATTCATTCACCTCACTGGCTGTTTCACACACCCCATTTCTCAGTACTTCACACAACCTCTTTTTCTTCAGTTTCAGACGACTCTGAACTCGACGGTCTGTCTGTGTGACGGGGCCCGTTTCCACAGCTGGGGATGCAGAGGGTTCTGCTGAAGGGTCTTCAGCACTTTCACATGTGCTGGTCAAAGCCACTTTTGTGATGACGTCTAGGATTTCCGGCTCAAGATTAAAGGTCACCGCTGATTTTTTCACCTTTCTTTCTTCTGCCGGGACTTGGCTTCTCTGATGTGAAAAGCTTGACTGATGTGTATCCaaacttagtgaggtctcaccttctTAAAAAGGAGATTCAAGAAACACACATTATGCCCCGAATTTCTTTACCTCAGGAGAGGAGAAAGCGAAAGAAGCAGAGACAGATACATAATCTGAATATAAAGGGGAAGTGGCCTTAAAAAGTATTTATTGATTGAAAACATTCGTGTAGCAAATGTAAATTAGCTGGGAGATGGAACAggctcaacataagaaataggagcaggagtaggccatttggccccctgctccgccatttaataagattacggctgatctgatcatggtctcagctccacttctctgcccgccccccataacccattattcccttatcactcaaaaatctgtccatctccgccttaaatatattcaatgacccagcctccacagctctctggggtagagaattccagatttacaaccctcagagaagaaatttctctcgtttcagttttaaatgggtggcccttattctgagactatgtcccctagttttagtttcccctacgagtgaaaatatcctctctgcatccaccttgtcgagccccctcattattttatgtttcgataagatcacttctcattcttctgaactccaatgtgtataggcccaacctactcaacctgtcttcataagtcaacccactcacctccggaatcaacctagtggaccttctctgaacagcctccaatgcaagtatatccttccttaaatacagagaccaaaactgtatgcagtactccaggtgtggcctcagttgtagcaggacttctccgcttttatactctatcccccttgaaataaaggccaacattccatttgccttcctgatcacctgctgtacttgcatactatttgtgtttcatacacaaggacccccaggtccctctgtattgcagcactttgcaatttttctccatttaaattataatttgcttttctattttttctgccaaagtggataacctcacattttcccacattatactccatctgtcaaatttttgcccactcacttagcttgtctttatccctttgcagattgttgttgaggccagttcgttagatacattcaaaagggaattagatgtggcccttacggctaaagggatcaaggggtatggagaaaaagcaggaatggcgcactgaagttgcatgatcagccatgatcatattgaatggtggtgcaggctcgaagggccgaatggcctactcctgcacctattttctatgttttctcacaatttgttttcccacccatctttgtatcatcaagggGCTGTATGACTTCCCCCTGTTCCTAATCAGCATGGAGGCCAGTTAAAGGCAGAGATGGCAAGCGAAGGCGCCTCATGCATACGCCAGTGCCGATTGCAGAACCACACTGGGGTCTGTGGAGGAACAGGTCAACTCCCCATTGTCACTTGCCCGGAGTGCACAGGTAGCTCAGTAACACGTGCCTTTACAGTTTCCACTCCCGATGAGAAAGCTCATCACCATGATGAGAAAAGTTCTTCACTGAGACCGCTGTGATCGAGAAGAAGTCAACTAAAAGACACAATCCATGCTAAAGTTGAAATCGTTTTTCTGAAAACCTACCAGCTGTCAGTTGGGTCATGCTCTGCTCTTCCAGCAGCTGGTTCTGATGTTCGATGGTTTTTTTAACATGATTCCGCACCCGCTCAGCTTTCTGTGCACGCTAGTGGCAGAAAATAAGAGATAAATACCACACTAGCGAACATAAATTCAGTGAGATAAGCCtcaattatgggttcaagtcctatagtcaagttctgactcagaagcaagtgtcaTATCAATCGAGCTAAGCTGATATTTAAGCGCAGTTTGGTAAAACAATCAACGTCTTCCTGTATGCACAGGGATACAGCTAGAGCTTGACCAGCTAAAACCACACAGAATAACTCAATAGAATTCCTGACCCATGTCCGAGTGTGTCACACTGTCTGAAGTGGTATatatagtatatgcaagcactctaataatgactccacgaggtaagggtatagtacttgaactgtagtgaccttagtccgtttattgcagctccttgagtttggacaccaagaggtgagctcccttttatacttggttacctgcagtgtacaggtgacccttaggtctccaccagtagcatcctctggtggtacaggtatggtgtatacagtgtgaaggtacattcagtggtctagtgttacattacatacattaacatacagaaCAGTACATACTAATCAAATATCAACACATCACAGCGGATGGATTTCTCTTCCCCATCCACCCTGACAGAAAAGCATTTCACCACCAAAATAGTAAAGATCGCAGAAAATGTTAGAAATATATAGCAggtataatctaggctgatacttcagtgcagtactgagggagtgctgtcccaTTGAAGTGCCATCTTTTCAACgggtcattaaaccgaggccccgtctgtctgtacgggtggacgtaaaaggtcccatggcactatggaAGAGGAGTAGGGGAGCTCTTCTGTGCTGGCAAACATTCCTCCCCCAGccaacatcaaaaacagattatctacttAGTCATCTCACGTTGTTTGtgcgaccttgctgtgcacaaattggctgccatgcctgCCTATaatcagtgactgcactccaaatgaCAGGAGTAGGACCAGTCAGAAGGAAGGACACACACCCGAAACATTAAGCTCTCAGCCCATGCCAATGCTGACTGAACTGCTGTGCATTTTCACCTCcgatttttatttcaggtttctatCACCACTATTATGATTATAAagtacataagaaacaggagcaggagtaggccatttggtcccttgagcccgctccgccattcaataagatcatggccgatctgatcatggattcagctccacttaaccctttactccctgattgctcaaaaatctgtctctatctccaccttaaatatattcaatgacccagcctccacagctctctggggcagagaattccatagatttacaaccctcagagaaggaattcttcctcatctcagttttaaatcggcggtcccttattctgagactatgtcccctagttttagtttcccccatgagtggaacgaTCCTCTCtatatctaccttgtcaagccccttcattggctgtaacacactttggaacatcctgaggttgtgaatgttgCTATAGAAatataaatctttctttttttataaattttttttttaacaaagaaCACTTGCTTCTCtgccaacaacttatatttatatagcacttatAATGTAATATaacgtcccaacgcgcttcacaggagtgttataaaaaaaaTTTACAcccagccacacaaggagatatattaaggcagatgaccaaaatcttggtaagaagaggtgggttttacggagtgtcttaaaggaggaaagagaggcagagaggtttagggagggaattctagagcctcAAGGTCCGGCCATCAAtgatggagcatttaaaatcggggatgttcaaatgTCAGAATAGGCGGAGCACTGAGAACGAGATTATAGGGTTTGGGCGATTACATAgataacataggaattgctagatgaaaaaagaacAAGGCCCTTCCAATTCaacatcagtgtcagctgtggctcagtgggcagcaccctagcCTGAGTCAGGAtgtcgtgggttcaagacccactccagagacttgagcaaaaaaatccaggctgacactccagtgcggtactgagggagcgatgcactgtcggaggggcagtactgagggagtgccgcactgtcggaggggcagtactgagggagtgccgcactgtcggaggggcagtactgaaggagcgccgcactgtcggaggggcagtactgagggagccccgcactgtcggaggggctgtactgagggagcgatgcactgtcggaggggcagtactgagggagtgccgcactgtcggaggggcggtactgagggagcgccgcactgtcggaggggcagtactgagggagtgccgcactgtcggaggggcagtactgaaggagcgccgcactgtcggaggggcagtactgagggagccccgcactgtcggaggggctgtactgagggagcgatgcactgtcagaggggcagtactgagggagtgccgcactgtcggaggggcagtagtgagggagtgccgcactgtcggaggggctgtactgagggagcgatgcactgtcagaggggcagtactgagggagtgccgcactgtcggaggggcagtactgagggagcgccgcactgtcggaggggcagtactgagggagcgccgcactgtcggaggggcagtactgagggagcgccgcactgtcggaggggcagtactgagggagtgccgcactgtcggaggggcagttttgagatagcgccgcactgtcggaggggcagtactgagggagcgccgcactgtcggaggggcggtactgagggagtgccgcactgtcggaggggcggtactgagggagtgccgcactgtcggaggggcggtactgagggagcgccgcactgtcggaggggcggtactgagggagcgatgcactgtcagaggggcagtactgagggagtgccgcactgtcggaggggcagtactgagggagcgccgcactgtcggaggggcagtactgagggagtgccgcactgtcggaggggcagttttgagatagcgccgcactgtcggaggggcagtactgagggagcgccgcactgtcggaggggcagcactgagggagtgctgcactgtcggaggggcacaactgagggagtgccgcactgtcggaggggcagtgctgagggagtgccgcactgtcggaggggcagcactgagggagtgccgcactgtcggaggggcagtgctgagggagtgccgcactgtcggaggggcagtgctgagggagtgccgcactgtcggaggggcagtgctgagggagcgccgcactgtcggagggtcagtgctgagggagcgccgcactgtcggaggggcagttttgagatagcgccgcactgtcggaggggccgtgttttggatgagacgttgtgTGGTACAAGGGGACATTTACCTGTAATTTATACACTGTCTTTGCATATTCTTTCTTCAGCAGGGCCAACCTTTCTTTGAGCTGTGGATGAAATAAAGAAGGAATGAACTGAGCCCGTGTGGTTTGTGGTGAGAGCGGCCAGTGTCGGCTCTGCTTTACCTGCTCCCTCGCCTGCCAGCTCAGGTGCTTTCTCGCACTGTCCTCCATCGAGAGCCGAGGAAGAGGCGGCCAGGCCACCAGCGCCTCACACCAGGCCCAGGCCAAAGCCTGAACCGCGAGGCCGCCTGAGTAAGCGGCCGGCAATCGCCCCGCCAATTCCGACCAATCAGAACCGTCGCTCACCGCCGCCCCCGGCCCCTCCCTCAGCCCATTGGAGGAACGGCGGGTGGGCGGGACCGCGCCACGCCATTGGTCAACCGACACGTCAATCATTAGAGTTCCCCCTCGTacacattttaattaattttgagatTTATATTTTTCAATCTCTGGGCCGGAGGGACGAGGAAAGGGAACACCGCGGGGCGTTTTGTTTTTGTTAAGATCTTTCTGGGTTCTGTGCCGGAAGTGCGTGCTATGTTTCCGGGTGGGAGGTCAGCAGGGGAGCGGTCGCCCCGACAACCGAGCGAGGAGGCGC comes from the Pristiophorus japonicus isolate sPriJap1 chromosome 15, sPriJap1.hap1, whole genome shotgun sequence genome and includes:
- the palb2 gene encoding partner and localizer of BRCA2 isoform X4, which codes for MEDSARKHLSWQAREQVKQSRHWPLSPQTTRAQFIPSLFHPQLKERLALLKKEYAKTVYKLQRAQKAERVRNHVKKTIEHQNQLLEEQSMTQLTAEGETSLSLDTHQSSFSHQRSQVPAEERKVKKSAVTFNLEPEILDVITKVALTSTCESAEDPSAEPSASPAVETGPVTQTDRRVQSRLKLKKKRLCEVLRNGVCETASEVNESLAGDGEPCAREIGELDAAVNEENAASSVFSRDSNVSESLGQDVKRNLWHKASDGLTRDEEGFALLKSGAEAVEGDCVTAPVGRAVNDAACCSPGDKSSAVSVCENEAFISRDPEVLTEGTWPQQAKPNCSEEHTESSLRSEAAALEPGQPQTGTAAREVSEDNPLNSCTLVEGLIFPVEYYVRTTRRMTSCQRQVDLDAVIYSQLGKSRNGGRGKSRKSTSSQSSPVTGSPKAEAEVSNTLLLFNSQEDDVAASSQRDSQDPRNVAVDSQSIKSNRGNGRKRGRGSIKSQLTDAEVFKDQELAERTLNGHRIPDDVQPADTSNVRSEKAGEENESNICQPMPNTNELCGNNVNNSNAHEFSSITNFNIKRSNPSQNKLKHIVEPLQNSNKSQTNDVLVRPFKEDTNDLSSAQRESVSSVPEHHLGLNGDADGQEMVPETQQDPFLDISLRKSGTSPLFPLWIDSDREDTRSQVSQPRRRVRLSKGNGYRRTRAGSRKFTAGLEDGALTCSEPLLPVKKPVVKRLFYSLEVCDFDLPDEEYGLLKEKLRAEALRKSLLPSQHDVADCTVETRVETDNWNTGHCENPHSQDIKQATENLEEPHPQKSSDCEELSRAPEEPAADDVLCPCGQEMPKTTSGHKLSSSFLLSTPSCTVQAGSIHQQDRGAGSPALPSLGFTPASGSPGLSQSTRGNQNSSPTAALSPVCKDVRNIDGKCGQRLQTPAEGVVPPDLNLSSPAIREGTLCVSSAREHLDKKEERPAQHFHGNCETTFSQPEVLNEERAVGFSEEDVIEEKKDDALTPDLPTSQFEQTLQLTSKIQNPSTSCLTDLCTVFWVVKEARMLCIACACETAVFLWAPQQLNQWTNIHTWAFDKVPIIELIPIPDAVNILCVAFGNLEIREVKVLHSTERGCLEHTLLQTGDINAVLGLPGRRLVCSCGTLQSQRIELNTLSKEGRSERCMQLVPPNEMVLAFSEVEGEVEALIGSTIMSNIVIWNLKTGQLLKRIHLSESYPGSVCQKAYSESGILFVLLSHRYVGACEGSVGGRLCVLRMVGVNPMNGKSRPVMSYTLPLGCSGSRYVDGGVKGHSIAAVVTPGILVLWDVLSGHISTMLQHEPNAHWSLFHWAEASCCLLARKNDGAVYVYKCAGARTAEI